From the genome of Deltaproteobacteria bacterium, one region includes:
- a CDS encoding sigma-54 dependent transcriptional regulator encodes MKHIHILVIDDDAVACEFLQEALSREGYKVDSYTSGKEALKKDLSQYDLLMSDIRMPEIDGLQFLRHVREKWTELPVILMTAYGSLETTMEALRLGAWDYISKPFSPEAIRAMVQKVLEVRELRQRRMHGQPRISGEPQFIGSSATMVEFYKQVVRIADADASVLIEGESGTGKELATRALHQLSPRREKPFIVVNCGAIPDTLLDSELFGYEKGAYTGADHKHEGLFASAHNGTIFLDEITEMSPSLQGKLLRFMQSGEVRRLGGHETRNFSVRVVAATNRNIDDEVKKGAFRLDLLYRFVVRLHMPPLREHREDLPQLIESLLKKIGYPSVRISNDAMELLIAYEWPGNVRELQNVLEQTLLLSPFMVILPEHLPERFRPKRDEALPILPPLEEAERKQIIQALHTTAWNQSQAAHLLGIDRKTLRTKIQRYGLLRNDAS; translated from the coding sequence ATGAAACATATTCATATCCTTGTGATTGATGATGATGCCGTAGCCTGTGAGTTCTTACAGGAAGCGTTGTCACGGGAAGGCTACAAGGTAGATAGTTATACGTCCGGGAAAGAGGCCCTGAAAAAGGATCTGTCTCAATATGATCTCCTGATGTCGGATATCAGAATGCCGGAAATTGACGGGCTTCAATTTCTCCGCCATGTACGTGAGAAATGGACAGAGCTGCCCGTCATCCTTATGACCGCTTATGGATCACTGGAGACTACCATGGAGGCTCTGCGACTGGGAGCATGGGATTACATCAGCAAACCATTCTCCCCTGAAGCCATTCGTGCCATGGTGCAAAAAGTTCTCGAAGTGCGAGAACTGCGACAGCGCCGCATGCACGGGCAACCAAGAATATCAGGCGAACCGCAATTCATCGGTTCTTCCGCTACCATGGTGGAATTTTATAAACAGGTCGTTCGCATAGCCGATGCAGACGCGAGTGTCTTAATCGAAGGCGAAAGCGGTACCGGAAAGGAACTGGCGACACGGGCCCTTCATCAGTTGAGTCCGCGAAGAGAGAAGCCCTTTATCGTGGTTAACTGTGGAGCTATTCCCGATACTCTGCTGGATTCAGAACTGTTTGGGTACGAAAAAGGGGCGTATACGGGAGCAGATCATAAGCACGAGGGATTGTTTGCCTCCGCTCATAATGGAACAATATTTCTTGATGAAATTACGGAAATGTCACCCTCTCTCCAGGGAAAGCTTCTGCGCTTCATGCAGAGTGGAGAGGTTCGGCGCCTCGGCGGTCATGAAACTCGGAACTTCAGCGTCCGGGTCGTTGCGGCAACAAACCGGAATATCGATGATGAGGTAAAAAAAGGCGCCTTCCGGTTAGATCTCCTCTATCGATTTGTTGTACGCCTGCACATGCCTCCGTTACGGGAACACAGGGAAGACCTGCCTCAGTTAATTGAATCCCTCCTGAAGAAGATCGGATACCCGTCCGTCCGCATTTCTAATGACGCTATGGAGCTCCTGATAGCCTATGAGTGGCCCGGCAATGTTCGTGAACTGCAGAATGTTCTGGAACAAACCCTGCTCCTGTCACCTTTTATGGTGATCCTCCCTGAGCACCTGCCCGAAAGATTCCGTCCAAAACGGGATGAGGCGCTTCCGATTTTACCGCCGCTTGAGGAAGCAGAACGAAAGCAGATCATTCAGGCACTGCACACTACCGCATGGAATCAGAGTCAGGCGGCTCACCTTTTAGGAATTGACAGAAAGACATTGCGGACAAAAATCCAGCGTTACGGCTTACTCAGAAATGACGCATCTTAA